TAGCTAAAGAACCTGTTCCAGAGCAGGTGAATATTGCTTATGGTGAAACACGACTAACATTTGGCCGCGATTATATTATTCCAAAACCTTTTGATCCACGATTAATTTCTCAAGTACCACCAGCAGTAGCCAAAGCAGCTATAGAAAGTGGTGTGGCTAAAAACCCAATTACCGATTGGGATAAATACGAAAATGACCTTTTAGAACGTTCTGGTTCGGATAATAAAATTGTACGATTACTTTTAAATCGCGCTAAATTAAACCCGAAACGTGTGGTGTATGCGGAAGCCGATCATTTAGATGTTTTGAAAGCGGCTCAAATAGCACATGACGAAGGAATTGCCATGCCTATTTTATTAGGAAGACGTTCCGTAATTGAAAAACTAAAAGAAGAAATTGAATTCGATGCCGATGTGCCTATTATCGATCCGAAATCTGATGAAGAAGAGGAGCGCTTAAAAGCCTATGCAAAAGTATATTGGCAACAACGCAAACGTAAGGGTGTTACGTTGTATTCAGCCGAGAAAATGATGCGTGAGCGTAACTATTTTGCTGCTATGATGGTCAATGAAGGTGATGCTGATGCGTTAATTTCTGGATTTTCAAGAAGTTATCCGTCCGTTGTAAAACCTATGTTAGAATTAATTGGTTTGGCACCAGGTTCTACACGAGTGGCAACAACAAATGTAATGATGACACAACGAGGACCGCTATTCTTAAGTGATACGGCTATTAACATCAATCCATCGGCTAGCGATTTAACTAAAATAGCCCAAATGACAGCAGGTGTCGTTAAAATGTTTGGTATGGAACCTGTAATGGCCATGATTTCATATTCAAATTTTGGTTCATCAAAAAATCAAACGGCAACCAAAGTTGGTGAAGCCGTAGCATATTTACACAAAAGACATCCTAATTTATTGGTAGATGGTGAATTGCAAGCCGATTTCGCATTAAATAGTGAAATGCTTCAAGACACCTTCCCATTTTCAAAACTAGCAGGGAAAAAAGTAAATACCCTTATTTTTCCAAATTTAGAATCTGGAAATATTACCTATAAGCTATTGAAAGAATTGAACCAAGCAGACTCCATTGGGCCAATAATGATGGGTATGCGTAAACCCGTTCATATTCTACAATTAGATGCTAGTGTAGACGAAATTGTGAACATGACAGCCATTGCCGTTATTGATGCACAGCAAAAAGAAAAATTAGCAGAAGCACAAAATGGGTGATTCGGTTAGTAAACACCTTTGTTTTGAAAATAATTTTATTACATTTGAGAGTTAATAGAATGTTAATTAATGATTACACATATTCAAGGAAGACTTGTTGAAAAAAGGCCAACAGACGTTGTAATAGACTGCAATGGTGTTGGCTATCATTTAAATATATCACTGCATACTTTTTCGCAAATACCAGAGGGTGAAAATCTTAAGCTGTATACGCATCTTCAAGTTAAGGAGGATTCGCATACCTTGTTTGGCTTTTCATCACTCGCTGAACGTGAAATATTCCGCATGCTTTTATCAGTTAGTGGTATTGGTGCCAGTACCGCGCGTACTATGTTGTCTTCTTTAACACCTGTGCAAGTTCGCGAAGGAATTGCAGTTGGTGATGTAGCATTAATACAATCTATAAAAGGTATTGGAGCCAAGACGGCTCAACGTGTTATTTTAGATTTGAAAGATAAAATTTTGAAAGTCTATGATATTGATGAAAATTCAACAGCACAAAGCAATACAAATAAAGATGAAGCGTTATCTGCTTTAGAAGTTTTGGGTTTTACCAAGAAACAGTCCGAACGCGTTATAGACAAGTTTTTAAGTCAAGAGCCACAAGCAAATGTCGAAACCATTATTAAGCAAGCGCTAAAAAATTTATAATAGATTTTGAATACAACCAACCCTAATTTATATAAATCCTTAAAAAATTACGTACTTGTTGCCAGTGCGCTTTTGTGTTCCGTATTAGCCTGGTCGCAAACAGAACCTGTAGAACAAGATTCAACACAAACCGGGTTTAATTTTGGCAATATGCAAATGCCAAATCCGTCGAGTATTGAGTCTAAATATAAATATGATCCCATAACGGATCGTTATATTTATACAGAAACAGTAGGCGAATTCAATATTAACTATCCCATAATTTTAACACCAGAAGAGTATCAGGATTTAATAGTAAGGCAAAGTTTACAATCGTATTACAAACAAAAAATTGATGCTTTTGATGGTGTCAAAGAAGGTAGCGAGGAAGAACAGAAAAATTTATTACCTGAATTTTATATCAATTCCGGTTTTTTCGAAACTATTTTTGGAAGTAATACTATTGAGGTTATTCCACAGGGTTCGGTAGAAATGGATTTAGGTGTTTTATTTACCAAACAAGATAATCCAGCCTTTTCACCCAGAAATAGAAGTAGTTTCACATTTGATTTTGATCAGCGTATCAGCTTAAGTTTACTCGGTAAAGTAGGAACAAGGTTGCAAGTAACAGCTAATTATGATACCGAATCCACCTTCGATTTTCAAAATTTAATCAAATTAGAATACACACCAACTGAGGATGATATTATTCAGAAAATAGAAGTTGGTAATGTTAGTATGCCACTAAATAGTTCCTTAATTACAGGAGCACAAAGTTTATTTGGTGTTAAAACACAATTACAATTTGGAAGAACAACCATTACTGGTGTGTTCTCTGAACAACGTTCAGACAGGCGAACCGTAGTTGCTCAAGGAGGTGGAACGCTAGAAGAATTTGATTTCTTTGCGCGCGATTATGATGAAAACCGTCACTTCTTTTTAGCGCACTACTTTAGAGATAAATACGATGACGCTTTAGCTAATTATCCGTTTATTAATACCAATGTTCAAATTACCCGTATTGAAGTTTGGGTTACCAATAGAACCAATCGAACGGAAAATGTTCGAAATATTGTCGCACTTCAGGATTTAGGGGAATCAAATCCAAATCCAGCCGCTAATGATATTTTATTAAACCCTATTCCTCCCGGATTTTTAAATGCAGGACCTAATGCATTTCCTGATAACGGAAATAACGATTATGATCCTACAGCCATTGGTTCGGGGTCTGTTTTAAATGATAATATTCGCGACATTGCAACCGCTCAACAAGGTTTTGGAAGTCTTTCAAGTGCTGTTAATGAAGGTTCTGATTATGCGAAATTAGAAAATGCCAGAAAGTTAACGGAAGGTCAAGAATATACTGTTGATACGCAATTAGGTTATATTTCCTTAAATCAACGCTTAAATAATGACGAAGTTGTAGCTGTAGCCTTCCAATATACCGTTGGCGGACAAGTATATCAAGTTGGTGAATTTGCCAATGGAGGTGTAGATCCAACCGGAATTGATAATTCTGGG
Above is a window of Bizionia sp. M204 DNA encoding:
- the ruvA gene encoding Holliday junction branch migration protein RuvA, with the protein product MITHIQGRLVEKRPTDVVIDCNGVGYHLNISLHTFSQIPEGENLKLYTHLQVKEDSHTLFGFSSLAEREIFRMLLSVSGIGASTARTMLSSLTPVQVREGIAVGDVALIQSIKGIGAKTAQRVILDLKDKILKVYDIDENSTAQSNTNKDEALSALEVLGFTKKQSERVIDKFLSQEPQANVETIIKQALKNL
- a CDS encoding NADP-dependent malic enzyme, encoding MSKQSRRREALVYHAKPTPGKIKVVPTKKYASQRDLSLAYSPGVAEPCLEIAKDIDNVYKYTTKGNLVAVISNGTAVLGLGNIGPEASKPVMEGKGLLFKIFADIDVFDIEVDTEDVETFIQTVKMIAPTFGGINLEDIKAPEAFEIERRLKAELDIPVMHDDQHGTAIISAAALLNALELAEKNIKDVQIVISGAGAAAISCSRLYQAFGASRENMVMLDSKGVIRKDRETLTPEKAEFATHRKIDTIEEAMNNADVFIGLSTSDIVSPDMLLSMADNPIVFAMANPDPEIQYDIAIATRKDIIMATGRSDHPNQVNNVLGFPFIFRGALDVRATKINEEMKMAAVIALANLAKEPVPEQVNIAYGETRLTFGRDYIIPKPFDPRLISQVPPAVAKAAIESGVAKNPITDWDKYENDLLERSGSDNKIVRLLLNRAKLNPKRVVYAEADHLDVLKAAQIAHDEGIAMPILLGRRSVIEKLKEEIEFDADVPIIDPKSDEEEERLKAYAKVYWQQRKRKGVTLYSAEKMMRERNYFAAMMVNEGDADALISGFSRSYPSVVKPMLELIGLAPGSTRVATTNVMMTQRGPLFLSDTAININPSASDLTKIAQMTAGVVKMFGMEPVMAMISYSNFGSSKNQTATKVGEAVAYLHKRHPNLLVDGELQADFALNSEMLQDTFPFSKLAGKKVNTLIFPNLESGNITYKLLKELNQADSIGPIMMGMRKPVHILQLDASVDEIVNMTAIAVIDAQQKEKLAEAQNG